The Candidatus Bathyarchaeia archaeon DNA segment GCCTATCCTAATAAGTGCTGCTGCCATGTTGCCCGTAAGACAGGAATATTGATGTTCAAAAACAAGTGAAGACGCAAACTCAGCTGGCGAAGGCAGCTTCTTTCCCTTTTTAAGCAACAATGCGTGTTCTTCCTTTGCTCTTTCGAGAGTGTAGCTGGAGAAACCGCCGTCTTCTAGTTGAAATTGGAAGATGTATTCGCATGCTTTTTCAACTCTTTTGTCGGTTTTATCCATTCCAAACTGAGCGAGAATCATTATTTGCCAATAAGAAGACTTGTATTTTGGGTGGTAAGGGTTGAATGGTTCACTCCAATAGCCCTCTGCGCTTTGCTTCTGGAATATTTTATTTACAACCTTAGACTGTGGAATCTCGCGTTTCGCTTCAATTACTCGCGGATCATTCTCGCTTTTGCCAAGAACATCACGTAACGCGAAATATCGCACTGAAGGATTAGACTCTTCAAGGAGCCACTCAATGGGACTTTCTTTCAAAAGACTCTGCCAACTAACCATAACCTTCATCTTCTCTATTCAATTTTGCGGTGGCGGGCCCGCCGGGAATTGAACCCGGGACCTACGGGTTAAGAGCCTCAACCTAACCCCGCTCGGCGGTTAGTCCGCCGCTCTGGCCTTACTGAGCTACGGGCCCTATGGTGTGGTTTTCTAGAATATGCAATTTAAAGGCTGTTAATAAGCATTAAGAGTTTTAAGCTTTGGTTTTAATTCTATGCTGTGAAGTGGTGTAGTTTGGGTGAATTGGTTTTTGTTGGGCTTGGGTTGCATGACGAGAAGGGAATAAGCTTGCGTGGTTTAGAAGAGATTAAAACTGCAGATGCTGCGTTTTTGGAGGTTTATACGAGTTTGTTGCCGAATTTTTCTAAAAAACATTTGGAAGAGCTTTCTGGAAAAAAGTTGCGTGTGGTTTCGCGGAGAGAGCTTGAAGAAGAGAATGGTAAAGTCATTATCGAAGCGTCTAAGAAAGGCAAAACGGTTCTGCTTGTTCCCGGCGATCCGTTAATAGCCACTACTCATGTTGCATTGAGGATACGTGCAGAAAAACTTGGAATAAAAACGCGCATAGTTCATGGAGCTTCTATACTTTCTGCTGTGATTGGCTTATGTGGCTTGCACAACTATAAATTTGGAAAAAGCGTGACTATACCTTTCCCAGACGAGACTCCTTCTGAAACTCCATACGAGGTCATCGCCCAAAACAAGAAGCTGGGGATTCACACGCTTTGTTTGTTAGACATAAACGCTGAGGAAAAACGTTACTTGAGCATTAAAGAAAGTTTGGAGTGGCTTCTAAAAATCGAAGAGAAAAGAAAAAAGAAAATTGTCACGCCCAATGCGCTTGCGGTTGGTGTGGCAAGAGCTGGAAGCGAAAACCCGAGTGTGAAAGCTGGCTTCTTAAAAGAGTTATTAAACTATGACTTTGGAGAACCACCACACAGTATTATTTTTCCCGGGAAACTTCATTTTATGGAGGCTGAGGCTCTTGTGGTTTTGGCTGGCGCTCCAGAGAGGGTTAAGGAGATGGTGGAATGAGTTTGGAAGAGCTTGTTTCGAAATATATTGCTTCTGCGGAGCATGTTTTTAGCAACATGGTAATCGTTGAAACTCCTACAAGCCTCAACGGCGATAACGTCAAAAAAGTTGTGGATTTTGCCAAAGCCTATTTGGAAGACGCAAGGTACTATAAAGATAAAAAGGCTGCGGTAAGTTTAACTTCAATTGCGTATTGTGAAGGCTTATTAGACGCCTTAAGACTGTTGGGAGTCGTGAAATTTGAATGGCCAACGGAAAAACTAAAGAGAAGAGAAAAATAGTTTTGGCTTCCGGCGTATTCGATTTGCTGCATCTTGGGCATGTGAGATTTTTGGAGGAAGCAAAAAAAGCTGGCGGACGAGATGCCGAACTTATAGTTATCGTCGCCAGAGATGATACTGTTGAAAAGAGGAAGGGAAAGAAGCCTGTAATGCCTGAAAACCAGCGGCGAGCATTGGTTGAATCTTTAAAGGTCGTTGATGAAGCAGTTCTCGGCTACGAAAAATTTGACATTGGAAAAGTCATCGAAAAAATAAAACCAGACATAATTGTTGTTGGATACGATCAGGATGGCATGGAAAAAACTGTAAGGGATTATGTGGAAAAAAGAGGATTGAAAATTAAAATCGTGAAAATTGGCAAGTTTGGAGAGGACGAGTTAGATAGTTCTTCGAAGATTATACAGAAGATTATTGAGGATTTCAAAAGATGAGCGGTATACTTAAGAGTTCTAAAAAGTTCATGCCAACATACATACTTATCGCGATAAACATAGCAGTTTACGTTTACACCTCAATTATCGGCGGAGATTTTATGGAAACGAACTATTATGTACTATTGCAGTATGGTCAATCGAACTCTTTCGTTATGAGTGGGGGATACTGGCAGCTTTTTACAGCAATGTTTGTCCATGTTAGTCTTCTGCATCTTCTAGGTAACATGTTCTTTTTGCTTATTTTTGGACTTAGAGCAGAAGACATGTTTGCAATTCACGAATACCTTCTCATCTACCTCTTAAGTGGGCTCTCTGGAAACTTGTTAACATTACTTTTTGGACCAAGCATGCTTTCAGCTGGAGCTTCAGGCGCCATTTTCGGAATGTTTGGAGCAGTTACAATCTATGTTAGGCGAGCTGTTGGGCAGTCGATACTGGGCGCGTTGATGTACTCTTTCTTCTTGTTGATGGTTAATATAGGTCCAAACGTCAACAACCTGGCTCATTTTGGCGGTTTGATCATTGGATTGCTGATTGGCTACGCACTTGCAACAAAACGAAAAATAACAATGACATACAGATACCACTACTCCTACTACAAATGAAACGCGCACAACAAAAGCAAGAATACCACAGATTCAACCTATATATAAGGGAGGGCTATAGTTTTTCAAACCCAAAACAGTTCACGGCAAAGTTAAAACTTCAACCTTCACCTTATGCCCATCCTTCAACTTCAAATGCTTCCTCAAACAAACAGGAGCAACAATCTCAATAACCGAAGAATCATAATGGCTCCTCAAAGCCGTTATAACAGCACCCTTCACCTTATTCCCAATTATCGCGGGATAACACTTGACAGAACCAAACGTACGATTCTCATTCCTAAAACCTTCAACCTCAATAGAAGGATAAGCCTCAAGCTCCAAACGCGTTTTAACATCATAATCACTTGTAAGTTTAAGATTAAGCGTGCCAGGATACGGGTCAAAACCCAACTTCTCCAAAAACTGCTTCCTATAACGCTCTTTCGATATGTAATAGGCTCCTTCACCTAACCCGGTGAAAACTGTTCCTTCCAAAGTTATTGAAGGCGGATAAGCAGCTTCCATCAAAAAGTGCAGAGTTGAATAAAGCTTTTTTAACTCTTTTACACCCGAATCGGTAATTTTAATCAGACACCCATCAGGTGTTATCGTGCGCTTAATCAATCCCTTAGCATCCAATTCAATCAAGTAACGTGAAGCTGTCTGCTGAGAAGCACCCAACTTTCCAGCTAAATATTCCGTAGAAATTTTTGCTGTTCGCCGATGAGCACCCATCTCAGCCAACTTTAAAAGTGTAAACAGATGACGCCACTCTTGCTTTTCAGCCATCCACTCTGCCTCTGAACATCCTTGCCTATTTAAAAATAACATGCTGCATATTTAAGCGGCTCGAAAAAATTTTGCACCAATCAACCTTCATAACATGTCATGTTTGCCTGAACGAATATGCCTCGCAAATCCTTCAAATGCGCTGAAACTTGCACGGTATCTGAGAGTGTTATAACTCTAAAAGATATGGCGTATGTGCCGTTGCCGTAATCTGTTATGGAAAGATTGTTTGACGCGTCAATAGGCACCCAGGTTCTAAGGTTTTCATAAAACAATGTTATGTTTTGAGATAAAGCTGATTCACCTTCATTATACACGTTACAGGTTAGATTCACCACTTTTTCTATCCCAAGAACCGTAGTATAATAGCCGCTAACAGTAACGGTGGTTGTTACGTTCACGGCGTAGTTTATAGTGGAGTTCGTTGCAACATCATAGGCTCTCAATGTGAAGTCTGCATAAGCACTAGAAACGCCCATGCCATTTGTATCCCACGAAAGCCAAATGCCAGAATCATACGTTGAATCATCGAGAACAGTGAAATTCAATTGCCAAATTCCAAACTGTATAAGATTCCTCAAGCTCTGTGAAAATTCATTTAGATTTGTTGCCAGCAGCGTTTTTTCTCCACCATTCGAAATGTTCACAAGAGAGCTTATCACCGCATTTCGTGTGGTCTGTTTTATGGCGAAAACGAAATCGCTGATTGAAATGTTATATGTGCTGTTTGTTTCCTTGCCTAGCTCATAAACGTACGCTGTAGTTGCAGAAATCAATATTGCTATTGCCAGAGCTGCCACTATGAGAAGTTGCGCCGAACTGTTTGACTTAAACTTTCTGTCTTTTCTTTTCATGAAGCCACCGTCAAGTGCAAGTGGATTATGTAACATTTGAAAACTAACCCTTGGCCTACGCAAAGGTATTCCACGAAAGCTATTTCTTGACTTGTAAAGGCACCATTGGAGATAATGGCAGTGTTGACTTGTTGCATCTGCGAGTCATAAACTGTCAAGTTGAAGGATACTCCGGTTGGCAGAACAAGACAAAGCGCATCTCGTAAGGCAGTCCAGTTTTCGTCATCTATATATTTCCCGAGACTTCCTTCAGAATCCAATTTAATTAGCGCCTGCAATCCCGCATAGCTTAATTCATCACGTTTAGTCGTGTTTTGAGTCGTTGTGAGATTTGCTGAAACAGCAAACGATGAGAAAATTATAAGCACAGCTAAGAAAGCTTCGATTATTCTGATTTGTCCCTTGTTTTGGCTTCTCATTCTTTTGGACTCCCAAGCCAAAAAGTGCATTTGTAAAATCCAGAATCTATTGTGACAATGTATGTGTAAACGAAAACGTTAGAGGTAACCAACAAATTTGAAAGGTCCGCACCAATTTGAAGGGGAATCTGTGGATAGGTAGCCCATTCCGCAAAGAAGGTAGTCAAATTCTGTCCAGTCACAATGAGCACTGTTGGGCTTGAATCGTGAAATTGCGGAATTTGGAATGCTGCAGACTGGTTGCCGCTTGCAATCTGTGTTAATGTCGAGTTATAATCAAAGGTTAGGGCATAAGCATCTGACAAAACAGTTTCTGGATAAGCGAAAGACGCATTCAAAACATAGTTTAGAGGACTAAGCCTAAGAAAAGTGCCCTTAGAGCTTGGTTCCGCCGAGTTGTGCGCAAAGGCATATACGCCGAAAGACACTATTCGATTATCGCATCTGGCTTTGGCGAAAACAACGAAAAGTACTGGTCCTTCCACCGTGTTTGGAAGAGTTACATTTAAGCTGGTTCTGCCATTAGACGCGTACACATTGGTTGCTTCCAGATAATCTTCTGCAATCACGTAACCCTTCAAGTCCGCTTGAACAGCAATGCCTTGGTCTTCAGTTAAAACCTCAAACTGATAAACAGTCTCATCAGTCCCGTTGAAAGTTGCTGTCAAGCTAATAGAAACTTCAAAGATTAGCTCCACTTCAATTTTGAAAGACACATCAGACATTTTGAGAGCCGTGAATATTTGCGCATAACTCAAAGCATAAAGATTCTCACTGTTCAATCGTGAAACTTTGTCTATATCTAACTCATATGGACCCTGCGCCTCAGCTTTAGCTAAACCAAAAATTTCTGGCATCGTCTGAGAATTTTGTCCCCAACTTAACGGAGCTCC contains these protein-coding regions:
- the dph5 gene encoding diphthine synthase, producing MGELVFVGLGLHDEKGISLRGLEEIKTADAAFLEVYTSLLPNFSKKHLEELSGKKLRVVSRRELEEENGKVIIEASKKGKTVLLVPGDPLIATTHVALRIRAEKLGIKTRIVHGASILSAVIGLCGLHNYKFGKSVTIPFPDETPSETPYEVIAQNKKLGIHTLCLLDINAEEKRYLSIKESLEWLLKIEEKRKKKIVTPNALAVGVARAGSENPSVKAGFLKELLNYDFGEPPHSIIFPGKLHFMEAEALVVLAGAPERVKEMVE
- a CDS encoding DUF357 domain-containing protein, producing the protein MSLEELVSKYIASAEHVFSNMVIVETPTSLNGDNVKKVVDFAKAYLEDARYYKDKKAAVSLTSIAYCEGLLDALRLLGVVKFEWPTEKLKRREK
- a CDS encoding adenylyltransferase/cytidyltransferase family protein, whose translation is MANGKTKEKRKIVLASGVFDLLHLGHVRFLEEAKKAGGRDAELIVIVARDDTVEKRKGKKPVMPENQRRALVESLKVVDEAVLGYEKFDIGKVIEKIKPDIIVVGYDQDGMEKTVRDYVEKRGLKIKIVKIGKFGEDELDSSSKIIQKIIEDFKR
- a CDS encoding rhomboid family intramembrane serine protease; translation: MSGILKSSKKFMPTYILIAINIAVYVYTSIIGGDFMETNYYVLLQYGQSNSFVMSGGYWQLFTAMFVHVSLLHLLGNMFFLLIFGLRAEDMFAIHEYLLIYLLSGLSGNLLTLLFGPSMLSAGASGAIFGMFGAVTIYVRRAVGQSILGALMYSFFLLMVNIGPNVNNLAHFGGLIIGLLIGYALATKRKITMTYRYHYSYYK
- a CDS encoding DUF120 domain-containing protein — protein: MAEKQEWRHLFTLLKLAEMGAHRRTAKISTEYLAGKLGASQQTASRYLIELDAKGLIKRTITPDGCLIKITDSGVKELKKLYSTLHFLMEAAYPPSITLEGTVFTGLGEGAYYISKERYRKQFLEKLGFDPYPGTLNLKLTSDYDVKTRLELEAYPSIEVEGFRNENRTFGSVKCYPAIIGNKVKGAVITALRSHYDSSVIEIVAPVCLRKHLKLKDGHKVKVEVLTLP